From Cecembia calidifontis, one genomic window encodes:
- a CDS encoding asparaginase, giving the protein MNYKIVRLNTSAKSDITSSVLIIYTGGTLGMAYDESGALVPFNFGQILDKVPSLMQMNIAITVISFPEPIDSSNVNMQHWVDMAYIIYENYDSYDGFVILHGTDTMAYSASMMSYMLQGLSKPVIFTGAQLPISAMRSDARENLMTSLEIATAKANGKPIVPEVCIFFNHMLLRGNRSKKVQSVHFDAFESENYPALAESGIIIDYNFAAIKPFEEGKKLKYHNRLDNNVMVLKLFPGITANVLDSCFDIKGLRGVVLETYGSGNSPSEPWFLNALERAVKKGIIILNVSQCNGGRVIQGRYQTSKDLLRIGVLSGGDITTEAAITKMMFLLGNEASDAEIRRKLVMPLAGEMSLTGLS; this is encoded by the coding sequence ATGAATTACAAAATCGTTAGACTCAATACTTCTGCGAAGAGTGATATTACCTCCTCTGTTTTGATTATTTACACAGGCGGTACTTTGGGGATGGCATATGATGAATCCGGGGCTTTGGTTCCCTTCAATTTTGGTCAGATTTTGGATAAAGTGCCCTCACTGATGCAGATGAATATTGCCATTACGGTGATTTCTTTTCCAGAACCCATAGATTCTTCCAATGTTAATATGCAGCATTGGGTAGACATGGCCTATATCATCTACGAAAATTATGATAGCTATGATGGTTTTGTGATCCTGCACGGCACGGACACGATGGCTTATTCCGCCTCCATGATGAGTTATATGCTGCAGGGATTGAGTAAGCCGGTGATATTTACAGGAGCCCAATTGCCCATATCGGCCATGCGTTCAGATGCAAGGGAAAACCTGATGACATCTTTGGAAATTGCTACGGCTAAGGCCAATGGAAAGCCTATTGTCCCAGAAGTCTGCATTTTTTTCAATCACATGTTATTGAGAGGGAACAGGTCCAAAAAGGTACAAAGTGTGCATTTTGATGCATTTGAATCCGAAAATTATCCTGCACTGGCCGAATCGGGGATCATTATTGATTACAATTTTGCTGCGATAAAGCCCTTTGAAGAGGGCAAGAAACTGAAATATCACAATAGACTGGACAATAATGTCATGGTTCTGAAGCTGTTTCCGGGCATCACCGCCAATGTCCTGGATTCCTGTTTTGACATCAAGGGGCTTAGGGGTGTGGTGTTGGAGACTTATGGTTCGGGTAACAGTCCTAGTGAACCCTGGTTTTTGAATGCACTGGAGAGGGCTGTCAAAAAAGGCATAATTATCCTGAATGTTTCCCAATGTAATGGCGGGCGGGTTATCCAGGGGAGATATCAGACCAGTAAAGATTTGTTGAGGATTGGAGTATTAAGTGGGGGTGATATTACCACAGAAGCAGCCATAACCAAGATGATGTTTTTGTTGGGGAATGAGGCATCCGATGCAGAGATCAGAAGAAAATTGGTCATGCCTTTGGCAGGGGAAATGTCATTGACAGGTCTGTCATAA
- a CDS encoding PP2C family protein-serine/threonine phosphatase yields MSIQTVKYRKKELELKSLLEITQAINENKPASVLLDIFKFTCLVHLNIKSILLYMVQEERYDKMISHGLKNRVPEHIPFGNIHYSKETGELKLEVGKEYSFAELESYLPVYHKEKLLAVLFLKKKSEEEELDLDFTQALANILVVALENKKFAKKQLEQERLKREVEIASNVQRMLLPSILPNTPRLAAKVTYVPHSTVGGDYYDLIQKSEDEVFFCIADVSGKGMPAALLMSNFQAALRTLLRSTSDLKMVVEQLNYTIFENTKGERFITFFLGYYNYKSRELVYVNAGHNPPVLCWEGENRTELLGAGTTILGAFEVLPFIEVGKREFLKGFTIHLYTDGLTESINVQEEEYGDQRFHQFIKSKNCMAPKRFHDMFFQEMGDFSKGAEQRDDITLLTIRFQ; encoded by the coding sequence ATGAGTATTCAGACTGTAAAATATCGTAAGAAAGAACTAGAGCTGAAATCCCTTTTGGAGATCACCCAGGCGATCAATGAAAATAAGCCTGCCTCGGTGCTATTGGATATTTTTAAGTTTACCTGCTTGGTGCATTTGAATATCAAATCTATCTTGCTTTATATGGTGCAGGAAGAGCGATATGACAAGATGATCAGTCATGGGCTGAAAAACAGGGTCCCCGAGCATATCCCTTTCGGGAATATCCATTACAGTAAGGAAACGGGTGAATTAAAATTAGAGGTGGGTAAGGAATATTCATTTGCCGAGCTGGAAAGCTATCTTCCTGTTTATCACAAGGAAAAGTTATTGGCCGTATTATTTCTTAAAAAAAAGTCAGAAGAGGAGGAACTGGACCTGGATTTTACCCAAGCCTTGGCCAATATCCTAGTAGTAGCATTGGAAAATAAAAAGTTTGCCAAAAAGCAATTGGAACAGGAAAGGCTCAAGAGGGAAGTGGAAATTGCATCCAATGTACAGCGTATGCTGCTTCCATCCATCTTGCCCAATACGCCCAGACTGGCAGCCAAAGTAACCTATGTTCCCCATTCTACAGTAGGAGGGGATTATTATGACCTGATACAAAAGTCAGAAGATGAAGTTTTCTTCTGTATTGCGGATGTCTCCGGGAAAGGAATGCCTGCCGCGCTTTTGATGTCCAATTTCCAGGCTGCATTGCGGACTTTGTTGCGCAGCACCTCTGATCTGAAAATGGTAGTGGAACAATTGAATTATACCATTTTTGAAAACACGAAAGGGGAGCGGTTTATCACATTTTTTCTTGGCTATTACAATTATAAAAGCAGGGAACTGGTCTACGTAAATGCAGGCCACAATCCACCTGTACTCTGCTGGGAGGGAGAAAATCGAACAGAGTTGCTTGGTGCAGGTACCACTATTTTAGGAGCTTTTGAAGTTTTGCCTTTCATAGAAGTAGGGAAAAGAGAATTCTTAAAGGGTTTCACCATTCATCTTTACACGGATGGCCTTACAGAGAGCATCAATGTTCAGGAGGAAGAGTATGGAGACCAGCGTTTTCATCAATTTATTAAGAGCAAGAACTGTATGGCGCCTAAGCGGTTCCATGATATGTTTTTCCAGGAAATGGGAGATTTTTCAAAAGGAGCTGAACAAAGAGATGATATCACCCTTCTTACAATAAGGTTTCAATAA
- a CDS encoding TatD family hydrolase: MNYNDTHVHIYSSKYDGDRDDVIRRTLENGVSKLYMPNVDVDTIDAMLEAELRYPDVCIPMMGLHPCDVNKDFEKQLYIMEDWINKRTFAGIGETGLDLYWDKTFFEQQKEALRIQIQWAKEKQWPIILHCRESMDETITLIKEHKDEKLFGIFHCFTGSVEQAKEIIELGFMLGIGGVSTYKNGGLDTVLPYVDPEFLVLETDGPYLAPVPHRGKRNSPEYIPIIAERVGDLLQKTKEEIAELTTKNAHKLFHHFKS; the protein is encoded by the coding sequence GTGAATTATAATGATACCCATGTTCATATTTATTCCAGTAAGTATGATGGGGACAGAGATGATGTGATCAGAAGAACGCTTGAAAATGGCGTTTCCAAATTATACATGCCCAATGTGGATGTGGACACCATTGATGCCATGTTGGAAGCTGAGCTCCGCTATCCTGATGTTTGTATTCCTATGATGGGCTTACATCCCTGTGATGTCAACAAAGATTTTGAGAAGCAGCTTTATATCATGGAGGATTGGATCAATAAAAGAACCTTTGCGGGTATTGGCGAGACCGGCCTTGATCTTTACTGGGATAAGACTTTTTTTGAGCAGCAAAAGGAAGCCCTAAGGATTCAGATCCAATGGGCCAAAGAAAAGCAATGGCCGATTATTCTTCATTGCAGGGAATCTATGGATGAAACCATAACCCTCATCAAGGAACACAAGGACGAAAAACTCTTTGGGATATTTCATTGTTTTACGGGCTCAGTCGAGCAGGCAAAGGAAATCATTGAATTAGGGTTTATGCTGGGAATAGGAGGAGTTTCTACCTATAAAAATGGAGGTTTGGATACGGTCCTTCCATATGTAGATCCCGAATTCTTGGTATTGGAGACAGATGGACCCTATTTGGCACCTGTTCCGCATCGCGGAAAGCGTAATTCTCCGGAGTATATTCCTATCATTGCAGAAAGGGTAGGAGATCTTTTACAAAAAACTAAAGAAGAGATTGCCGAACTTACCACAAAAAATGCACATAAGCTCTTTCATCATTTTAAGTCATGA
- a CDS encoding glycosyltransferase, which yields MVTVYLLFPILYAGLLKWLKHGWLQSNTPDSTKVSEKSVTVLLPFRNESQNLEAVFQSILRLNHRPLQVIFVDDHSTDEGRELLARYTRKNQDLDLQFLILVSQGIGKKAAIETGINHASGELILTTDADCLLPEDWVEVFLQSFASESVQLVAGPVISREKENFLQQFQQIEWASILAVTRLGFQLKSPIMCSAANLAYRKNAFFSVNGYEDNRHHLSGDDEFLLKKIVQKFGEDSCIYHKNNIVLTKAEKSWNRLLSQRSRWASKWNLHKGDIPHVGFTMVPFLVQLIFISSWGLLLQGWLGLVLFLYIWGMKIAFEMGTLGAILNHFGLKQSFSAYLGSSFLHPFYVIAVGVKALFGKFEWKGRKSS from the coding sequence ATGGTAACTGTTTACCTGTTGTTTCCAATACTTTATGCAGGCCTTCTCAAATGGCTGAAACATGGCTGGTTGCAATCAAATACCCCAGATTCTACCAAGGTTAGTGAAAAGTCGGTAACTGTCCTTTTGCCCTTTAGAAATGAATCACAGAATCTGGAAGCTGTTTTTCAGTCCATCCTTCGCTTGAACCACAGGCCGCTTCAAGTGATATTTGTTGATGACCACAGTACGGATGAAGGAAGGGAATTATTGGCACGTTATACGAGGAAAAACCAAGATTTGGATCTACAATTTTTGATTTTGGTTTCACAGGGTATAGGGAAAAAGGCAGCGATAGAAACCGGGATAAATCATGCTTCCGGTGAGCTTATTTTGACCACTGATGCAGATTGTCTTTTACCAGAAGATTGGGTGGAGGTTTTTTTACAATCCTTTGCCTCTGAATCGGTTCAATTAGTGGCCGGTCCTGTGATAAGTAGGGAGAAAGAAAACTTTTTACAACAATTTCAACAAATCGAATGGGCAAGTATCCTGGCTGTGACGCGATTGGGTTTTCAGTTGAAAAGCCCAATAATGTGCAGTGCTGCCAATTTGGCTTATCGGAAAAACGCTTTTTTTTCCGTCAATGGCTATGAGGATAACCGGCATCATCTATCCGGCGATGATGAATTTTTGTTGAAAAAGATAGTTCAAAAATTCGGGGAAGATTCCTGTATTTACCATAAAAATAACATTGTGTTGACCAAGGCTGAAAAAAGCTGGAACAGGCTGCTCAGCCAAAGGTCAAGATGGGCTTCAAAATGGAATCTTCACAAGGGTGATATTCCCCATGTTGGATTTACAATGGTTCCCTTCCTGGTCCAATTAATTTTTATTTCAAGTTGGGGATTGCTTCTTCAAGGATGGTTGGGATTGGTATTGTTTTTGTATATCTGGGGAATGAAAATTGCATTTGAAATGGGTACTTTGGGAGCCATTTTAAATCATTTCGGATTGAAACAATCCTTTTCAGCTTATCTTGGTTCCAGCTTTTTGCACCCATTTTATGTGATTGCAGTAGGTGTAAAGGCATTATTTGGAAAATTTGAGTGGAAGGGAAGAAAATCCTCTTAA
- a CDS encoding polysaccharide deacetylase family protein → MVWLHHIPSFVPKIFDEMVWHKSREHRKVYLTFDDGPVPGITDFVLEELAKRGMTATFFMVGDNVGKFPELAKSVYESGHAIGNHTYHHVDGFGTPDQKYFEEIRLCQDEIRNRTGFSPSIFRPPYGKITRRQFKEVSKHYQVVLWDVISGDYDPGQSPGKCLSKTKEHTKKGSIILFHDQQKTEKVIKAVLPDYLDFVNDQGFETAKL, encoded by the coding sequence ATGGTTTGGTTGCATCATATTCCTTCCTTTGTTCCAAAGATTTTTGATGAAATGGTTTGGCACAAATCTAGGGAACATAGAAAGGTGTACCTTACATTTGATGATGGGCCGGTACCGGGTATTACAGATTTTGTCCTTGAGGAATTGGCAAAAAGAGGAATGACCGCAACTTTTTTTATGGTAGGGGACAATGTGGGTAAGTTTCCTGAATTAGCGAAGTCGGTTTATGAATCAGGCCATGCTATCGGGAACCATACCTATCATCATGTGGATGGTTTTGGGACACCTGACCAAAAATATTTTGAAGAAATCCGGCTTTGCCAGGATGAAATCCGCAATAGAACAGGCTTCAGTCCAAGTATTTTCAGGCCTCCTTATGGGAAAATTACCAGAAGGCAGTTTAAGGAAGTCAGTAAGCATTACCAAGTGGTATTGTGGGATGTGATTTCAGGAGATTATGACCCTGGACAAAGTCCTGGTAAATGTCTTTCAAAAACCAAAGAGCATACTAAAAAGGGCTCCATCATTCTCTTTCATGACCAGCAAAAAACCGAAAAAGTTATCAAAGCTGTATTGCCTGATTATCTTGACTTTGTGAATGATCAAGGTTTTGAAACAGCCAAATTATGA
- a CDS encoding glycosyltransferase has translation MILILSILIVVLLLIQDAILLILLNINFKNYGGKKLFGKEWPSVSILIPCRNEEKNLPQALAALEQLIYPKDKIQIILGNDNSCDRTGEILQSWCANKKMAEYVETEEAKNTGMNGKAHALHQMAKLASGKLLLFTDADCQVHPQWAMRMVQAWDRTHAGIITGITTVKGGRIFERMQAMDWWLTLGMVKVVGDLGFSVTSMGNNMLVSKEAYEAVGGFKGIPFSLTEDFELARQVGKKGYKHIHEVAAENLIETKAQVDFRKLLSQRKRWMHGAMALPPFWKLILGIQVLFFPAILSLVILHPFEGTMLWFLKVLIQSFFIYRLASKTEVCLKTFDFLYFEIYYLITAWSTIVYYFWPSKTDWKGRKY, from the coding sequence ATGATTCTTATTTTGTCCATTCTTATTGTGGTGCTTCTCCTGATCCAGGATGCGATTCTTTTGATTTTGCTAAACATAAATTTCAAAAATTATGGGGGGAAAAAGCTTTTTGGGAAAGAATGGCCATCCGTAAGCATTTTGATACCCTGTAGGAATGAAGAAAAGAATTTACCTCAAGCTTTAGCTGCTCTTGAGCAATTGATTTATCCCAAAGATAAAATTCAGATCATCCTTGGCAATGACAATAGCTGTGACAGGACAGGGGAAATCCTCCAATCTTGGTGTGCCAATAAGAAAATGGCAGAGTATGTTGAAACTGAGGAAGCCAAAAACACTGGAATGAACGGTAAGGCCCATGCCCTCCATCAAATGGCCAAATTGGCTTCAGGAAAGTTGTTGCTATTTACAGATGCAGATTGCCAGGTCCATCCTCAATGGGCCATGAGAATGGTCCAAGCCTGGGACAGAACCCATGCCGGGATAATAACAGGCATTACTACAGTAAAGGGAGGCCGTATTTTTGAAAGGATGCAGGCTATGGATTGGTGGCTTACCTTAGGGATGGTTAAGGTAGTAGGGGATTTGGGTTTTTCAGTGACCTCCATGGGAAATAACATGTTGGTTTCGAAGGAGGCGTATGAAGCAGTTGGCGGCTTTAAAGGTATCCCCTTTTCGTTGACTGAAGATTTTGAACTGGCAAGACAGGTTGGCAAAAAGGGGTATAAACATATTCACGAAGTAGCCGCTGAAAACCTTATTGAGACCAAAGCCCAGGTTGATTTTCGGAAATTATTGTCGCAGAGAAAGCGTTGGATGCATGGAGCTATGGCTTTGCCTCCTTTTTGGAAGCTCATTTTAGGGATTCAGGTTTTGTTTTTTCCGGCTATTTTAAGCCTTGTGATTTTACATCCTTTTGAAGGAACCATGCTTTGGTTTTTGAAAGTGTTAATACAAAGCTTTTTTATTTACCGTTTGGCATCAAAAACAGAGGTCTGTTTAAAAACATTCGATTTCCTGTATTTTGAAATATATTATTTGATTACAGCTTGGTCCACGATAGTTTATTATTTTTGGCCGTCCAAAACAGATTGGAAGGGAAGGAAGTATTGA